Proteins found in one Terribacillus sp. DMT04 genomic segment:
- a CDS encoding CDP-glycerol glycerophosphotransferase family protein → MDSLSPWKRIFIWLYRSLFRLAYKLYRFKNNGNREYYLFALYRTDKPEGNLAYVYDELLRQVPNAKVRFIRGANKWNLSMLKEIPYLAEAKCVILDDYYLPVYLIKEDQNLKIVQLWHAAGAFKKFGYSTIGTNFGPNPSYLKLVPIHATYTHVYVSSTSVVPFYAEAFNLPQERVIPIGVPRTDLFTSVKDVEAVEKKLFSSFPIWNNVDTVRVLIAPTYRAGGAQRESNLNMEKVIKDIAKAINPNVQIIYKAHPYTPVEELNKLAEFSNVLVASSGFINEWMLIADAFMTDYSSSVFEFALLRKPFAHFIPDLHEYETNRGLYQQLEVISDGDMLETSEQLVEWINARSKNEYFDSSRMVSLNFDNTSRVSELIVRDFK, encoded by the coding sequence ATGGATTCTCTGTCACCATGGAAGAGAATTTTTATCTGGCTGTATAGAAGTTTATTCCGTCTAGCTTATAAACTTTATAGATTTAAGAACAATGGGAATAGAGAGTACTACTTATTTGCTCTATATAGAACTGATAAACCAGAAGGCAATCTGGCTTATGTATATGATGAACTATTGCGCCAGGTGCCGAATGCAAAGGTTCGCTTTATAAGAGGGGCAAATAAGTGGAATCTCTCCATGCTGAAAGAAATTCCCTATCTTGCTGAAGCTAAATGTGTCATCTTAGATGATTACTACTTGCCAGTGTACTTGATTAAGGAAGACCAAAACCTTAAGATAGTCCAATTATGGCATGCCGCAGGAGCATTTAAAAAGTTTGGATACAGCACAATAGGAACCAATTTCGGCCCGAATCCATCTTATTTAAAGCTTGTACCGATCCATGCCACGTATACGCATGTGTATGTTTCTTCTACTAGCGTTGTACCTTTTTATGCAGAAGCTTTTAATCTTCCGCAAGAACGCGTTATTCCTATTGGTGTTCCCCGAACAGATTTATTTACATCCGTTAAGGACGTTGAAGCTGTTGAAAAGAAACTTTTCAGCAGCTTTCCAATTTGGAACAATGTCGATACGGTCCGTGTGTTAATTGCTCCAACTTACCGGGCAGGAGGAGCGCAGCGAGAATCAAATTTGAACATGGAGAAGGTAATCAAAGATATTGCTAAAGCAATTAACCCCAACGTTCAAATTATTTACAAAGCACATCCATATACACCTGTTGAAGAACTGAATAAGCTTGCAGAATTCAGTAATGTATTAGTTGCTTCGTCAGGTTTCATTAATGAATGGATGCTTATAGCTGATGCATTTATGACAGATTATTCTTCTTCCGTTTTCGAATTTGCCTTGTTAAGGAAACCATTTGCTCATTTTATTCCAGATTTGCATGAATACGAAACAAATCGGGGATTATATCAGCAATTAGAAGTCATCTCAGATGGTGATATGTTGGAAACAAGTGAGCAGCTGGTTGAATGGATTAACGCAAGAAGTAAAAATGAGTACTTTGATTCATCACGGATGGTATCACTGAATTTTGATAATACAAGTCGAGTTTCAGAATTAATAGTCCGTGACTTTAAGTAA
- a CDS encoding ribitol-5-phosphate dehydrogenase, with protein sequence MINQVYRLVSPRQFEVTYRDKTVMGNQVVVRPTHLSICAADQRYYTGTRGKEAMKKKLPMALIHEGVGEVVYDPTGKRKVGTKVVLVPNTPTEKNEVIAENYLRSSKFRSSGYDGFMQDYVFLDEDRIVELPEDINMNVAAFTELVTIAVHAISRFEKKSHIQKDSFGVWGDGNLGFITCLLLKKLYPESIVSIFGKTDYKLARFSFVDNAYKIDEIPDEVSIDHAIECAGGKGSQYALDQIIDHIKPEGTVCLLGVSEYPIEVNTRMVLEKGLTLLGSSRSGAADFQRTVDIYRDYPEIVEYLSTIIGEVHEVKKIEDATDAFESDLSNSWGKTVMRWLI encoded by the coding sequence ATGATTAATCAAGTATACCGTCTTGTCTCTCCAAGACAATTTGAAGTAACCTACCGAGATAAAACCGTAATGGGTAATCAAGTTGTGGTTAGACCTACGCATCTCTCTATCTGTGCTGCTGATCAAAGATACTATACAGGCACTAGAGGAAAAGAAGCGATGAAAAAGAAATTGCCAATGGCTTTAATTCATGAAGGCGTTGGTGAGGTGGTCTATGACCCTACCGGAAAACGTAAAGTTGGAACAAAAGTTGTTTTGGTACCAAACACTCCGACAGAAAAAAATGAAGTGATTGCTGAAAATTATTTACGGTCAAGTAAATTTCGTTCCAGTGGATATGATGGATTCATGCAAGACTACGTGTTTCTTGATGAAGATCGTATCGTAGAACTTCCTGAAGATATAAATATGAATGTAGCTGCTTTTACCGAATTGGTTACAATTGCAGTACATGCGATAAGTAGGTTTGAGAAGAAATCACACATACAGAAGGATTCATTTGGTGTATGGGGTGACGGAAATCTAGGATTCATTACATGCCTTCTTCTTAAGAAATTGTACCCAGAAAGCATTGTTTCCATCTTCGGCAAGACGGACTACAAGCTGGCAAGATTCTCTTTCGTAGATAATGCATATAAGATTGACGAGATACCGGATGAAGTTTCCATTGACCATGCAATTGAATGTGCAGGCGGGAAAGGCAGTCAGTATGCGCTGGATCAGATTATCGATCATATCAAACCTGAAGGTACTGTTTGCTTACTGGGAGTTAGTGAATATCCTATTGAAGTGAACACTAGAATGGTACTAGAAAAAGGATTGACTTTGCTTGGCAGCAGCCGCAGCGGAGCAGCTGATTTCCAAAGAACGGTCGATATCTACAGAGATTATCCAGAGATTGTGGAATACCTTAGTACCATCATCGGAGAGGTACACGAAGTTAAAAAAATAGAAGATGCGACGGACGCTTTTGAGAGCGACTTGTCCAATTCATGGGGTAAGACTGTCATGAGGTGGCTTATTTAA